From Estrella lausannensis, a single genomic window includes:
- a CDS encoding SEL1-like repeat protein — protein MQPVHFPTRGNPPSPIPAPTRENTERQTPQAPGPNLQALFQQGIPPHYFDPFWNQRFYASAVPQPPHPGITTLYLEVMRQSSPVEKESERKDLKRKGFDSSKEDSENETTELKRQRLDSPSSRAQAFSLKRNLIVDEKLLLPGERELIFKKHQLQEELQRQFKDVIDHAIGILKNASSSDTEKKEAIEALQKVAEKGHTISANTLGNIYFHGKARQAIDIAKALSFYEIGAEQMDSECCYTVGSVRFIEFRTLEEKFDAVNKIRIAAALGHTKARYNYAQVLFQGIGVEANPKEALRLMEISATQDKLPEAESRLAYAFRTGEGCEIDYERAIELYKSAASKGYTPAKNSLASMYYDGIGVPENKAEAARLYKESAEENNPQAQYNYGALLIIGAGIEKNLEEGIRYIKLSAEQEFPLAQHTLALNLARGTGIEMNKQEAFRIFKAAADKGKYHPSMSRVGMMYERGEGVTQHWASAIRYYQRALQHGAQLTEKLNSLFAVELEKESDRT, from the coding sequence ATGCAGCCTGTTCATTTTCCAACCAGGGGAAATCCTCCAAGTCCAATTCCTGCTCCCACACGAGAAAATACAGAGCGGCAAACACCTCAGGCGCCGGGCCCCAATCTCCAAGCCTTGTTTCAGCAGGGTATTCCACCCCACTATTTCGATCCCTTCTGGAACCAGCGGTTTTATGCTTCAGCAGTTCCCCAGCCGCCGCACCCAGGCATAACAACACTTTACCTGGAAGTTATGAGACAGTCTTCGCCAGTTGAAAAAGAAAGCGAACGAAAAGATCTCAAGAGAAAAGGGTTTGACTCGTCTAAAGAAGACTCCGAGAATGAGACAACTGAACTCAAGCGGCAACGCTTAGACTCCCCCTCGTCCAGAGCTCAAGCGTTTTCTTTGAAAAGGAACTTGATTGTCGACGAAAAGCTACTCCTGCCGGGCGAACGGGAGCTAATCTTCAAGAAACATCAGCTGCAAGAAGAGCTTCAACGTCAGTTCAAAGATGTCATCGATCATGCTATAGGCATTTTAAAAAACGCTTCATCGTCAGACACAGAAAAGAAAGAAGCAATCGAAGCGCTCCAAAAAGTGGCGGAAAAAGGCCATACGATTTCTGCGAATACCTTGGGAAACATCTACTTTCATGGCAAAGCCCGTCAAGCGATCGACATAGCAAAAGCCCTGAGCTTTTACGAAATAGGCGCCGAGCAAATGGATTCAGAGTGCTGCTATACAGTCGGATCGGTGCGCTTTATAGAATTTCGAACCCTGGAAGAAAAATTCGACGCGGTAAACAAAATACGGATCGCTGCGGCCTTGGGCCACACGAAAGCGCGATACAACTATGCTCAAGTTCTGTTCCAGGGGATTGGTGTCGAGGCGAACCCAAAAGAGGCTCTCAGGCTCATGGAAATCTCAGCAACACAAGACAAACTGCCCGAGGCGGAATCCAGGCTTGCTTATGCCTTCCGTACGGGAGAGGGGTGCGAAATCGATTATGAAAGAGCTATTGAGCTTTACAAAAGCGCTGCGAGTAAGGGCTATACTCCCGCAAAAAACAGTCTTGCCAGCATGTACTACGATGGGATCGGGGTTCCGGAAAATAAAGCCGAGGCGGCAAGACTCTATAAAGAATCCGCCGAAGAGAACAACCCTCAGGCCCAGTATAACTATGGTGCCCTGCTGATTATTGGGGCAGGAATAGAGAAAAATCTGGAAGAGGGTATTCGCTACATCAAACTCTCTGCCGAGCAAGAATTCCCCCTGGCTCAGCACACTCTTGCGCTTAACTTAGCTAGAGGCACAGGGATCGAAATGAACAAACAAGAGGCTTTCAGGATATTTAAGGCTGCTGCCGACAAAGGGAAATACCACCCCTCCATGTCAAGGGTCGGGATGATGTATGAGAGAGGCGAGGGTGTCACTCAGCATTGGGCTTCAGCGATTCGCTACTACCAAAGGGCGCTGCAACATGGAGCCCAGTTAACTGAAAAATTAAATAGCCTGTTTGCCGTCGAGTTGGAGAAAGAGAGCGATCGTACATAG